In Haliaeetus albicilla chromosome 3, bHalAlb1.1, whole genome shotgun sequence, the following are encoded in one genomic region:
- the CEBPD gene encoding CCAAT/enhancer-binding protein delta, with protein MSAAALYSLDLPACYKSWCLEPANFYDAKVGSGGGGGGPGPACKAGGRGGCGMSGEEAGGGLGGSGTDLAELSAAAPAMYEDESAIDFSSYIDSMSAVPNLELCNDELFADLFNSNHKPERGGDYGEYLPPGGGAGRDPAKDLGAAMTTLLGAEPRTASSSSSSSSSSSSSSSSSSSSSRGALKQEPDWSDSDLSSSLLPSQIATCAQTIMNLSGQPTPPTSPEPPGSSSPSSCSTRSPGPAAAAGSGSGSGSVSAQGVPPPPPAAPGGKERGGKKCVDRFSPEYRQRRERNNIAVRKSRDKAKRRNQEMQQKLLELSAENEKLHKKIEQLTRDLTSLRHFFKQLPSASFLQPGSGTDCR; from the coding sequence ATGAGCGCCGCCGCTCTCTACAGCCTGGACTTGCCGGCATGCTATAAGAGCTGGTGCCTGGAGCCCGCCAACTTCTACGACGCCAAGgtgggcagcggcggcggcggcggcgggccgggtCCCGCCTGCAAGgcggggggccgcggcggctGCGGGATGAGCGGCGaggaggcgggcggcggcctGGGGGGCAGCGGCACCGACCTGGCGGAGCTgagcgccgccgccccggccatGTACGAGGACGAGAGCGCCATCGACTTCAGCTCCTACATTGACTCCATGTCGGCCGTGCCCAACCTGGAGCTCTGCAACGACGAGCTCTTCGCCGACCTCTTCAACAGCAACCACAAGCCCGAGCGGGGCGGGGACTACGGCGAGTACTTGCcgccgggcggcggcgccggccgcgACCCCGCCAAGGACCTCGGCGCTGCCATGACCACCCTGCTGGGCGCCGAGCCCCGcaccgcctcctcctcctcttcctcctcctcctcctcctcctcttcctcctcctcctcctcctcctcctcccgcggCGCCCTGAAGCAGGAGCCGGACTGGAGCGACAGCGACCTCTCCTCCTCGCTGCTGCCCTCGCAGATCGCCACCTGCGCCCAGACCATCATGAACCTGAGCGGCCAGCCCACGCCGCCCACCTCCCCCGAGCCGCCGGGCAGCAGCTccccctccagctgcagcacccgctccccgggccccgccgccgccgccggctccggctccggctccggctccgtGTCGGCGCAGGgcgtcccgccgccgccgccggcggcccccGGCGGGAAGGAGCGCGGCGGCAAGAAGTGCGTGGACAGGTTTAGCCCCGAGTACCGGCAGCGCCGGGAGCGCAACAACATCGCCGTGCGCAAGAGCCGCGACAAGGCGAAGCGGCGCAACCAGGAGAtgcagcagaagctgctggagCTCTCGGCCGAGAACGAGAAGCTGCACAAGAAGATCGAGCAGCTCACCCGGGACTTGACCAGCCTCCGGCACTTCTTCAAGCAGCTGCCCAGCGCCTCCTTCCTGCAGCCCGGCTCGGGCACCGACTGCCGGtaa